A genomic segment from Candidatus Alcyoniella australis encodes:
- the ahcY gene encoding adenosylhomocysteinase encodes MAVYDVKDLNLAAKGRNRIEWAERTMPVLRQIRERFELEKPLQGATLGACLHVTTETGVLARTLAAGGATVGLCASNPLSTQDDVAACLAEEGINIFAIRGEDNETYYRHINQVLDMGPTLTMDDGADVVSTIHQERRDLIENIIGGTEETTTGVIRLRAMAAEGVLAYPIVAVNDADTKHLFDNRYGTGQSSIDGILRSTNRLMAGSVFVVAGYGWCGRGVAMRARGMGARVVVTEVDPLRALEAVMDGYQLMPMAQAAPLGDVFCTLTGDIHVIRGEHFELMKDGAIVCNSGHFNVELDLETLAEMATARRDVREFVEEFSMSDGRKLFVLGEGRLINLAAAEGHPSSVMDMSFANQALCAEYMLKNAAELETRVYTVPEQIDKQISKLKLESMGVSIDVLTDEQVKYLNSWNQGT; translated from the coding sequence ATGGCCGTTTACGACGTTAAAGATCTCAATTTGGCCGCCAAGGGGCGCAACCGCATCGAGTGGGCCGAACGCACGATGCCCGTGCTGCGGCAGATCCGCGAGCGCTTTGAGCTCGAAAAACCGCTGCAGGGCGCGACGCTGGGCGCCTGCCTGCACGTCACCACCGAGACCGGTGTGCTGGCGCGTACGCTGGCCGCGGGCGGCGCCACGGTCGGGCTGTGCGCCTCAAATCCGCTCTCGACCCAGGACGACGTTGCAGCCTGTCTCGCCGAAGAGGGGATCAACATCTTCGCGATCAGGGGCGAGGATAACGAGACCTACTACAGACACATCAACCAAGTGCTCGATATGGGCCCGACGCTGACCATGGACGACGGCGCGGACGTGGTCTCGACGATCCACCAGGAGCGCCGCGATCTGATCGAGAACATCATCGGCGGCACCGAAGAGACCACAACCGGCGTGATCCGGCTGCGGGCGATGGCCGCCGAGGGCGTGCTGGCCTACCCGATCGTCGCGGTCAACGACGCGGACACCAAACATCTGTTCGACAACCGTTACGGCACCGGCCAAAGCAGCATCGACGGCATCCTGCGCTCGACCAACCGGCTGATGGCCGGCTCGGTCTTTGTAGTCGCGGGCTACGGCTGGTGCGGTCGCGGAGTGGCGATGCGCGCCCGCGGCATGGGCGCCCGCGTGGTCGTCACCGAGGTCGATCCGCTACGCGCCCTCGAGGCGGTGATGGACGGCTATCAACTGATGCCAATGGCCCAGGCCGCCCCATTGGGCGACGTGTTCTGCACGCTCACCGGCGACATTCACGTGATCCGCGGCGAGCACTTCGAGCTGATGAAGGACGGCGCCATCGTCTGCAACTCGGGACACTTCAACGTCGAGCTCGACCTGGAGACGCTGGCGGAAATGGCGACGGCCCGCCGCGATGTGCGCGAGTTCGTCGAGGAGTTCAGCATGTCCGACGGCCGCAAGCTCTTTGTGCTGGGCGAGGGCCGACTGATCAACCTCGCCGCGGCCGAGGGGCACCCCAGCTCGGTGATGGACATGAGCTTCGCCAACCAGGCGCTGTGCGCCGAGTACATGCTCAAGAACGCCGCCGAACTGGAGACGCGCGTCTACACCGTGCCCGAGCAGATCGACAAGCAGATCTCCAAGCTCAAGCTCGAGTCGATGGGTGTGAGCATCGACGTGCTGACCGATGAGCAGGTCAAGTACCTCAACTCCTGGAACCAGGGGACCTGA
- a CDS encoding prenyltransferase, translating into MKKIKHWLQAIGLFRGFWLVSLIPVSTGAALAWHGGARFSAPLFALTLAGVWALHIAANLLNDYYDHINGTDDHNQVITPFSGGTRVIQQGLLPARSLRRAAIGCQVAGVLLLTLCAAISGRWSIMIWAPLGVLGGLFYSGAGLWLISRGLGELTLGAVFGPTLVSLGCYVQSGSISNAAWLAGIVFGLGASAVLTINEFPDVPADELAGKRTLVVRLGRQRGFALYATMIALMPVCILLGVGFRLFPIGCLAALIPAALGALIVARGERPLRELAKQIAASRNTIVLHVSTWALFLAGIGSHQIGR; encoded by the coding sequence ATGAAAAAAATTAAACACTGGTTGCAGGCCATCGGCCTGTTCCGTGGATTTTGGCTGGTGAGCCTGATCCCGGTCTCGACCGGCGCGGCGCTGGCGTGGCACGGAGGCGCACGGTTCAGCGCGCCGCTGTTCGCCCTGACCCTGGCCGGAGTTTGGGCGCTGCACATTGCGGCCAATCTGCTCAACGACTACTACGACCACATCAACGGCACGGATGATCACAACCAGGTAATCACGCCGTTCAGCGGCGGCACGCGGGTGATCCAGCAGGGGCTGCTCCCGGCGCGCTCGCTGCGGCGCGCGGCAATCGGTTGCCAAGTGGCCGGGGTGCTGCTGCTGACGCTCTGCGCCGCAATCAGCGGTCGCTGGTCGATCATGATCTGGGCGCCGCTGGGCGTACTGGGCGGACTGTTCTACTCCGGCGCCGGGCTGTGGCTGATCTCGCGCGGGCTGGGCGAGCTGACCCTGGGCGCGGTGTTCGGCCCGACGCTGGTCAGCCTGGGCTGCTATGTGCAGTCCGGATCGATTAGCAACGCCGCCTGGCTGGCCGGGATCGTCTTCGGCCTGGGCGCAAGCGCCGTGCTGACGATCAACGAGTTCCCCGACGTGCCTGCCGACGAACTGGCGGGCAAACGCACGCTGGTGGTGCGCCTGGGCCGACAACGCGGATTCGCACTCTACGCAACGATGATCGCGCTGATGCCGGTATGCATCCTGCTCGGCGTGGGATTCAGACTGTTCCCCATCGGCTGCCTGGCCGCGCTGATCCCTGCGGCTCTGGGCGCGCTGATCGTTGCGCGCGGCGAGCGGCCGCTGCGCGAGCTGGCCAAACAGATCGCGGCCTCGCGCAACACGATCGTGCTGCACGTGTCCACCTGGGCGCTGTTTCTGGCCGGCATCGGCTCGCACCAAATCGGTCGATGA
- a CDS encoding L-threonylcarbamoyladenylate synthase, whose translation MSEVTTRTYHREHPDHRALSEAVGVLRRGGIVVHPTDSTYALSVSIDNSKGIDKLYQIKRKSISRPLSILVPNLPMIAEYANLHDEAYRAIKCLLPGPFTFILEAKKPAPRKVLTKRKEVGIRVPDEPTCQRLLAFLGEPILSTSARDPDGGLLASVGEIEQAFGNAIDLMLNVGLVEPQPSTIISFVNGPMEVVRQGRGDLGMLLGDGC comes from the coding sequence ATGAGCGAAGTGACGACCCGAACCTACCACCGCGAACACCCTGATCATCGCGCGCTGAGCGAGGCGGTGGGTGTGCTAAGACGCGGAGGGATCGTGGTCCATCCCACGGACAGCACCTACGCGCTGTCGGTGAGCATCGACAACTCCAAGGGCATCGACAAGCTCTACCAGATCAAACGTAAAAGCATCTCGCGTCCGCTGTCGATTTTGGTGCCCAACCTGCCGATGATCGCCGAGTACGCCAACCTGCACGACGAGGCCTACCGCGCGATCAAGTGCCTGCTGCCCGGACCGTTCACCTTCATCCTCGAGGCTAAAAAACCCGCGCCGCGCAAGGTGCTGACCAAGCGCAAAGAGGTCGGTATCCGCGTGCCCGACGAGCCGACCTGCCAGCGGCTGCTGGCGTTTTTGGGCGAGCCGATCCTCTCTACCTCGGCCCGCGACCCTGACGGCGGACTGCTCGCCAGCGTCGGCGAGATCGAGCAGGCGTTCGGCAACGCCATCGACCTGATGCTCAACGTCGGCCTGGTCGAACCCCAGCCGAGCACGATCATCAGCTTTGTCAACGGACCGATGGAGGTCGTGCGCCAGGGCCGGGGCGACCTGGGAATGCTGCTTGGTGACGGCTGTTAG
- a CDS encoding YfhO family protein — MKPVGRSELLGVSGLLLLLIALFLSPLLIPGVMPSASGILHVWPTFEIDADYRPYNDLPSDLAVQHEPWTHYARQRLAQGELPLWNPHQAAGVPFIANMQSAVYSPLTWIVYLLGDRWGPVARAALILYLSGMLAFLHLRGLGLGPRPALVGMVGWTFGGALAHWLFWRSSLFGFLLPGSLYLTDRAFKRPDKLASCALLLAALVALGITAGHPERVMLCAVAAAANLVYRSLICGLPWRERGRAILGLVGGGLYGGLLSSAALLPFIQYSQNSVAWVSRAGGYAAGLLPKSAAVLLFAPDLYGNRGLWFSIDWSAPWTNDCEALNAVVGLALLMLAAIGLRRGRAGRWFYFALAVGAALLAYGVWPAWPLANQLPLLDRMALGRFSALLAYALVVLAVMALQDLAQGKYDPLSGPSLVRIGALFSVGALLVAWNLLNVDRFVRSPGIQTWWVGCAVLAALSAVICLWLLRGIGRNSGWAWVGLVVLVFLETGGRWAGFSPQVPDELYFPRTAAVEQLRAAAGRGRFAAVGLANPFAPNLATEYGLRDVKVYDNLEIMEYRVLFDERIEHFSTGQITQRFDLDALSVLGVQAVLAVNEDPATLATADASRLEPYYAGRGVFISRNPEALPRAFFVSAARQIASPADVFERDAQGLIARRAVLLQQAQPPLQPIPLESIDAVRWLRDTPELVQLEVDAPRRGWLVLLDSYFPDWCVLVDGEQATLLRANLAFRAVAIEAGRHVVRFEYRPRWVYLGLLLSALATLIWLAAAATCVLRGRRMTSGD; from the coding sequence ATGAAACCGGTCGGCCGTTCCGAGCTGCTAGGCGTCTCGGGGCTGTTGCTGCTGCTGATCGCGCTGTTCCTCTCGCCGCTGCTGATCCCCGGCGTGATGCCTTCGGCCTCGGGCATTTTGCACGTTTGGCCGACCTTTGAGATCGACGCGGACTATCGTCCCTACAACGATCTGCCCTCGGACCTGGCGGTGCAGCACGAGCCGTGGACGCATTACGCCCGGCAGCGGTTGGCCCAGGGCGAGCTGCCGCTGTGGAACCCGCACCAGGCCGCGGGCGTGCCGTTCATCGCCAACATGCAATCCGCGGTCTACTCGCCGCTGACCTGGATCGTCTACCTGCTGGGTGACCGCTGGGGGCCGGTGGCGCGCGCCGCGCTGATTCTCTACCTCTCGGGCATGCTGGCCTTCCTGCATTTGCGCGGGCTGGGTTTGGGCCCGCGTCCGGCCCTGGTGGGAATGGTCGGCTGGACCTTTGGCGGGGCCCTGGCGCACTGGCTGTTCTGGCGCAGCTCGTTGTTCGGATTTCTGCTTCCCGGCTCGCTGTACCTTACCGACCGCGCCTTTAAACGGCCGGATAAACTCGCCTCGTGCGCGTTGCTACTAGCGGCGCTGGTGGCCCTGGGAATCACCGCGGGCCACCCCGAGCGGGTGATGCTCTGCGCTGTGGCCGCGGCTGCCAACCTAGTCTATCGCAGCTTGATCTGCGGCCTGCCGTGGCGCGAGCGTGGGCGCGCGATCCTGGGACTTGTGGGCGGAGGGCTCTACGGCGGGCTGCTCTCGTCAGCCGCGCTGCTGCCGTTTATCCAGTACTCGCAAAACAGCGTGGCCTGGGTCTCGCGCGCCGGGGGCTACGCCGCGGGCCTGCTGCCCAAGTCCGCGGCCGTGCTGTTGTTCGCGCCGGATCTCTACGGCAATCGCGGGCTGTGGTTCAGCATCGATTGGTCCGCGCCGTGGACCAACGATTGCGAGGCGCTCAACGCGGTTGTCGGCCTGGCGCTGCTGATGCTCGCGGCAATCGGGCTGCGCCGCGGCAGGGCGGGGCGTTGGTTTTATTTTGCGTTGGCAGTGGGCGCGGCGCTGTTGGCCTACGGCGTGTGGCCCGCCTGGCCGCTGGCCAATCAGCTACCCCTGCTCGATCGCATGGCCCTTGGCCGCTTCAGCGCGCTGTTGGCCTACGCGCTGGTGGTGCTGGCCGTCATGGCCCTGCAGGATTTGGCGCAGGGAAAGTACGACCCGCTTTCCGGGCCCTCGCTGGTGCGCATCGGCGCGCTGTTCAGCGTTGGAGCGCTGCTCGTGGCCTGGAATCTGCTCAACGTCGATCGCTTTGTGCGCTCGCCGGGGATCCAAACCTGGTGGGTCGGCTGCGCCGTGCTTGCCGCGTTGAGTGCCGTAATCTGCCTCTGGCTGCTGCGCGGCATCGGCCGCAACAGCGGCTGGGCCTGGGTCGGACTGGTAGTGTTGGTGTTCCTCGAGACCGGCGGGCGCTGGGCCGGGTTCTCACCGCAGGTGCCCGATGAACTGTATTTTCCGCGCACAGCCGCGGTCGAACAACTGCGCGCTGCTGCCGGTCGCGGACGTTTCGCGGCGGTGGGATTGGCCAACCCGTTTGCGCCCAACCTGGCTACCGAGTACGGGCTGCGCGACGTCAAGGTCTACGACAACCTGGAGATCATGGAGTACCGCGTGCTGTTCGACGAACGGATCGAACATTTCAGCACTGGTCAGATCACCCAGCGCTTTGACCTTGACGCGCTAAGCGTGCTCGGGGTTCAGGCGGTCCTGGCGGTCAACGAGGACCCGGCGACCCTGGCGACGGCCGACGCCTCGCGCCTCGAGCCATACTACGCGGGTCGCGGCGTGTTCATCAGTCGCAATCCCGAGGCCCTGCCACGAGCGTTTTTTGTCAGCGCCGCGCGTCAAATTGCGAGCCCGGCCGACGTGTTCGAGCGCGACGCTCAGGGCCTGATCGCACGCCGCGCAGTGCTGTTGCAGCAGGCGCAGCCGCCGTTGCAGCCGATTCCACTCGAGTCCATCGATGCAGTACGCTGGCTGCGCGACACACCGGAGCTGGTGCAGCTTGAGGTCGATGCGCCACGGCGAGGCTGGCTGGTGCTGCTCGACTCGTACTTTCCAGATTGGTGCGTGCTGGTAGACGGCGAGCAAGCAACGCTGCTGCGCGCAAACCTGGCGTTCCGCGCGGTGGCGATCGAGGCCGGCCGTCACGTGGTGCGCTTCGAGTATCGGCCGCGCTGGGTTTACCTCGGGCTGCTGCTCAGCGCTCTGGCCACGCTGATTTGGCTGGCGGCGGCTGCGACCTGCGTGCTGCGCGGTCGACGGATGACAAGCGGCGACTAG
- the metK gene encoding methionine adenosyltransferase, giving the protein MGMTDYLFSSESVTEGHPDKVSDQISDAILDAIIEQDKNGRVACETMVTTGMAIIAGEITTTGYVDMPATVRETIKQIGYTDASMGFDCKTCAVLTSIDKQSPDISQGVTEGQGLFAEQGAGDQGIMFGYACNDTPELMPMTISLAHRLTEQLAAVRKQGTLPWLRPDGKSQVSVRYVDNKPVYVDSVIIATQHSPEVSYDDIVQGVRSEVIDKIVPASLMDAKTKFYINATGRFVIGGPQGDCGVTGRKIVVDSYGGWGSHGGGAFSGKDPSKVDRTASYMARYAAKNVVAAGLADRCEVQLAYVIGVSDPLSVNVHTYGTSKIDPDKIAKLIREIFPLKPRPMIEHLDMLRPIFRKTASYGHFGRELPEFTWERTDKAAELKSAAGL; this is encoded by the coding sequence ATGGGCATGACCGATTATCTGTTTTCATCCGAGTCGGTTACAGAGGGACACCCGGACAAGGTATCCGATCAGATATCCGACGCGATACTCGACGCGATCATCGAACAGGACAAGAACGGTCGCGTGGCCTGCGAGACGATGGTGACGACCGGCATGGCGATCATCGCCGGCGAGATCACCACCACGGGCTACGTGGATATGCCGGCGACCGTCCGCGAGACCATCAAGCAGATCGGCTACACCGACGCCTCGATGGGCTTTGATTGTAAGACCTGCGCCGTGCTGACCAGCATCGACAAGCAGTCGCCCGACATCTCCCAGGGCGTGACCGAGGGCCAGGGACTGTTCGCAGAACAGGGCGCCGGAGACCAGGGGATTATGTTCGGCTACGCGTGCAACGATACCCCCGAGCTGATGCCGATGACGATCAGCCTGGCGCATCGGCTTACCGAGCAATTGGCCGCAGTGCGCAAACAGGGCACGCTGCCCTGGCTGCGCCCCGACGGCAAGAGCCAGGTCTCGGTGCGCTACGTGGACAACAAGCCGGTCTACGTCGACTCGGTGATTATCGCCACCCAGCACTCGCCCGAAGTGAGCTACGACGACATTGTCCAGGGCGTGCGCAGCGAGGTGATCGACAAGATCGTCCCGGCCTCATTGATGGACGCCAAGACCAAGTTCTACATCAACGCCACCGGACGTTTCGTGATCGGTGGGCCCCAGGGCGACTGCGGCGTGACCGGCCGCAAGATCGTGGTCGACTCGTACGGCGGATGGGGCTCCCACGGCGGCGGCGCCTTCTCGGGCAAGGACCCGTCCAAGGTCGACCGCACGGCCTCGTACATGGCGCGCTACGCCGCCAAGAACGTGGTCGCCGCCGGGCTGGCCGACCGTTGCGAAGTACAGCTGGCTTACGTCATCGGCGTATCCGATCCGCTGTCGGTCAACGTGCATACCTACGGCACGAGCAAGATCGATCCGGACAAGATCGCCAAGCTGATCCGTGAGATTTTCCCGCTCAAGCCGCGACCGATGATCGAACACCTGGACATGCTGCGTCCGATATTCCGCAAGACCGCGTCCTACGGACACTTCGGCCGCGAGCTGCCCGAGTTCACCTGGGAGCGCACAGATAAGGCCGCCGAGCTGAAATCAGCCGCAGGACTGTAG
- a CDS encoding NAD(P)/FAD-dependent oxidoreductase — protein MDDRTIAVVGGGPAGAYLAHLLGAAGARVDLYEPRGAWEKPCGGGVPPKVRQLIPEAASYGGPRNVVDTGVFISPRGIEMSFRSGRPLWIVPRLDFNKHFLNLARQHAGVAIHRLRVRAVRRDGDGWVLHCGKGERPRRADFLVAADGASSLVRRSVLGALGRRNLTTCFGFLTDPPDDPTRAVSQFLPGSGYIWAYPRPDRMCVGAGTWGSARSLDRVVRRFIDQRFPGIKIRSRWSALIPFVHEPELYDRPCSGERFAALGDAAGWVDAITGEGILYALWGARLLAQRLIEDRPLLFDDDWRDAFGRELRRVSQMGLRFYRPENIERAFSLAARSRTLGELVAQIMTDQPEYSRVPMMFARRLPLVALDLLRGRR, from the coding sequence ATGGATGATCGAACCATCGCCGTTGTCGGCGGCGGTCCGGCGGGCGCCTACCTGGCGCATTTGCTCGGGGCTGCCGGTGCGCGCGTGGACCTCTACGAACCGCGCGGCGCGTGGGAAAAACCCTGCGGCGGCGGCGTGCCGCCCAAAGTGCGCCAGCTGATCCCCGAGGCCGCGAGCTACGGCGGACCGCGCAATGTAGTGGACACCGGCGTGTTCATCAGCCCGCGCGGAATCGAGATGAGCTTTCGCTCCGGGCGACCGCTGTGGATCGTGCCGCGCCTTGATTTCAACAAGCATTTTCTCAACCTGGCGCGGCAACACGCGGGCGTGGCGATCCATCGTCTGCGGGTCAGGGCGGTCCGGCGCGACGGCGATGGCTGGGTGCTGCACTGCGGCAAGGGCGAGCGGCCGCGACGCGCGGACTTCCTGGTGGCTGCCGACGGCGCGAGCTCGCTGGTGCGCAGGTCCGTGCTCGGAGCGCTGGGCCGCCGCAACCTGACGACCTGTTTTGGATTTCTCACCGATCCGCCGGACGACCCCACGCGCGCGGTCAGCCAGTTTCTCCCCGGATCGGGCTACATCTGGGCCTACCCGCGGCCGGACCGGATGTGCGTGGGCGCGGGCACCTGGGGCTCGGCGCGTTCGCTGGATCGGGTAGTGCGGCGCTTTATCGATCAGCGTTTTCCCGGCATTAAAATTCGCTCGCGCTGGTCGGCGCTGATCCCGTTCGTGCACGAACCGGAACTCTACGACCGGCCCTGCTCAGGCGAGCGCTTCGCCGCGTTGGGCGACGCCGCGGGCTGGGTCGACGCGATCACCGGCGAGGGGATCCTCTACGCGCTGTGGGGCGCGCGGCTGCTGGCGCAACGATTAATCGAGGACCGTCCGTTGCTGTTCGACGATGACTGGCGCGACGCCTTTGGCCGCGAGCTGCGGCGCGTATCCCAGATGGGCCTGCGCTTCTACCGGCCGGAGAACATCGAACGCGCTTTTAGCCTGGCCGCGCGCTCGCGCACGCTGGGCGAACTGGTGGCGCAGATCATGACCGATCAGCCCGAGTACAGTCGGGTGCCGATGATGTTCGCCCGCCGACTGCCGCTGGTGGCCCTGGACCTGCTGCGGGGCAGACGATGA